The Anas acuta chromosome 2, bAnaAcu1.1, whole genome shotgun sequence genome contains a region encoding:
- the SFRP4 gene encoding secreted frizzled-related protein 4 isoform X1, producing the protein MLRALVAVSLWLRVSPRAQGAPCEAVRIPMCRPMPWNITRMPNHLHHSTQENAVLAIEQYEELVGTGCSPVLSFFLCAMYAPICTLEFLYDPIKPCRSVCQRARDGCEPIMRRYNHSWPDSLACDDLPVYDRGVCISPEAIVTDLPEDGKWTDFTQGVLVPDGPPQPECRSRGQERCRCKKTKPTLATYLAKNYSYIIHAKVKSVEKGNCNEITTMVEVKDILKSSMPIPLSQVPLITNSSCQCPPLQPKQDVLIMCYEWRSRLMLLDGCLVEKWKDQLNKRFKRWEQRLQEQKLRMARSKNQNAGRSGRSGPPKPATKNTNPLVSGPKKATKPRNGQKEANAKKV; encoded by the exons atgCTGCGCGCCTTGGTGGCGGTGTCCCTGTGGCTGCGGGTGAGCCCGCGGGCGCAGGGCGCGCCGTGCGAGGCGGTGCGCATCCCCATGTGCCGCCCCATGCCCTGGAACATCACCCGCATGCCCAACCACCTCCACCACAGCACCCAGGAGAACGCCGTCCTGGCCATCGAGCAGTACGAGGAGCTGGTGGGCACCGGCTGCAGCCCggtcctttccttcttcctctgcgCCATGTACGCCCCCATCTGCACGCTGGAGTTCCTCTACGACCCCATCAAGCCCTGCCGCTCCGTCTGCCAGCGCGCCCGCGACGGCTGCGAGCCCATCATGCGCCGCTACAACCACAGCTGGCCAGACAGCCTGGCCTGCGACGACCTCCCCGTCTACGACCGAGGCGTCTGCATCTCCCCCGAGGCCATCGTCACCGACCTGCCCGAGG ATGGGAAGTGGACGGACTTCACGCAGGGCGTGCTGGTGCCCGACGGACCCCCGCAGCCCGAGTGCAGGAGCCGAGGCCAGG AGCGATGCAGGTGCAAAAAGACAAAGCCCACGCTGGCAACCTACCTGGCCAAGAACTACAGCTACA TCATCCATGCTAAAGTAAAAAGTGTGGAAAAGGGGAACTGCAATGAGATAACAACCATGGTTGAAGTAAAAGACATTCTGAAGTCTTCAATGCCGATTCCTCTGTCCCAAGTGCCTCTTATTACCAATTCCTCCTGCCAGTGCCCACCTCTGCAGCCGAAGCAGGATGTCCTCATCATGTGCTACGAGTGGCGCTCAAG gTTGATGCTTCTTGATGGATGTCTAGTTGAAAAATGGAAGGATCAATTAAACAAAAGATTTAAG AGGTGGGAACAGAGACTGCAAGAACAAAAGCTGCGAATGGCCCGCAGTAAGAACCAAAATGCAGGGCGCAGTGGTCGGAGCGGGCCCCCAAAACCAGCAACCAAGAACACCAACCCACTGGTCAGTGGCCCCAAAAAGGCCACTAAACCGAGAAATGGCCAGAAAGAAGCCAATGCTAAAAAAGTATGA
- the SFRP4 gene encoding secreted frizzled-related protein 4 isoform X2, which translates to MLRALVAVSLWLRVSPRAQGAPCEAVRIPMCRPMPWNITRMPNHLHHSTQENAVLAIEQYEELVGTGCSPVLSFFLCAMYAPICTLEFLYDPIKPCRSVCQRARDGCEPIMRRYNHSWPDSLACDDLPVYDRGVCISPEAIVTDLPEVIHAKVKSVEKGNCNEITTMVEVKDILKSSMPIPLSQVPLITNSSCQCPPLQPKQDVLIMCYEWRSRLMLLDGCLVEKWKDQLNKRFKRWEQRLQEQKLRMARSKNQNAGRSGRSGPPKPATKNTNPLVSGPKKATKPRNGQKEANAKKV; encoded by the exons atgCTGCGCGCCTTGGTGGCGGTGTCCCTGTGGCTGCGGGTGAGCCCGCGGGCGCAGGGCGCGCCGTGCGAGGCGGTGCGCATCCCCATGTGCCGCCCCATGCCCTGGAACATCACCCGCATGCCCAACCACCTCCACCACAGCACCCAGGAGAACGCCGTCCTGGCCATCGAGCAGTACGAGGAGCTGGTGGGCACCGGCTGCAGCCCggtcctttccttcttcctctgcgCCATGTACGCCCCCATCTGCACGCTGGAGTTCCTCTACGACCCCATCAAGCCCTGCCGCTCCGTCTGCCAGCGCGCCCGCGACGGCTGCGAGCCCATCATGCGCCGCTACAACCACAGCTGGCCAGACAGCCTGGCCTGCGACGACCTCCCCGTCTACGACCGAGGCGTCTGCATCTCCCCCGAGGCCATCGTCACCGACCTGCCCGAGG TCATCCATGCTAAAGTAAAAAGTGTGGAAAAGGGGAACTGCAATGAGATAACAACCATGGTTGAAGTAAAAGACATTCTGAAGTCTTCAATGCCGATTCCTCTGTCCCAAGTGCCTCTTATTACCAATTCCTCCTGCCAGTGCCCACCTCTGCAGCCGAAGCAGGATGTCCTCATCATGTGCTACGAGTGGCGCTCAAG gTTGATGCTTCTTGATGGATGTCTAGTTGAAAAATGGAAGGATCAATTAAACAAAAGATTTAAG AGGTGGGAACAGAGACTGCAAGAACAAAAGCTGCGAATGGCCCGCAGTAAGAACCAAAATGCAGGGCGCAGTGGTCGGAGCGGGCCCCCAAAACCAGCAACCAAGAACACCAACCCACTGGTCAGTGGCCCCAAAAAGGCCACTAAACCGAGAAATGGCCAGAAAGAAGCCAATGCTAAAAAAGTATGA